In Juglans microcarpa x Juglans regia isolate MS1-56 chromosome 1S, Jm3101_v1.0, whole genome shotgun sequence, the genomic stretch GTTCCCTTGTTCTATGCAAATGATAAATTCAAAGGTTTCTAGCATAGCACTTGAACAATCCCATAGATTAGATTATTAggcaatcaaataaataaataaaaataaataataggttACATATTGAACAAATCTAGCTTCACTAATTCGTCCTTCAGTGCATTCATGCCTATCTTGTacttgttatattttgtataacaaggttgaaaattttttatgcacattgtaaatgaaatgagttgagatgttattttttatccaaataaCCCCTCATGTTCCCTTCAATTGGTTAAGGGCTGTCGAGCCCTTAATGTAAGATGTGTCCAACGATCATCAAGTCCATCCCAGACATCTCACAGcccaccatatatatacatatatatatgtatatatatatctcaccaAGCGAaatggttattattttttttcaaacatttatgATCTGTGGTATGATTTACGAAGCAGTAGACAACGATTGGTCAGTTAATTTTCAGACTATAATTCTTTGTTTTTCACTTCCTTGCAATTTCAACCCCCCACATGAcacttttacaaattaattGCATTTCCTGCATATTAGCAGTTTGTGTCATTCATGCTTGCTAATAATTACTACTCTGCCcagaaaaataacattatacaACATCTTCATTGATGATGTAGGTAATTAATTTCACGCTGGTATGTGATCACgtgaaaaaatttacaacacaGATTTATTTGGATTTCATGTTGCCAACAAActgtttttaacaatattttttatttgttagcgTTACTACCTACGCTCCTCTCGAGTAGCATACCCTCGACAGGTATGGCCCACttctaaataaaagaatttggatttcatttatcatttatttagcCACGTATGATATAAACATCTTTggatttcatatcatattattagcATTTTCACATGGACCCCAATGCCGATATTTCACACGTTGATCGGGAAATATGGGTGGATGGAATGGAGGACATCTTCATTGACATGATGTTAGCTGACGCCCTTAATGGTGCACTGAGGGCTGGGAGGATCACTTCTAGGGACCATGCTTCCTATGCTGCACGTCTTACGGCTGTGGGCGTAAAGACGTACGATGCGAGTCAAATCAAGGGGAAAATACATCGGCTTAAGATGATGCAACGACTTTTCATAGACCTCATGCACCAAACTGGTATGGGATGGGACCCCGATACCAAAACGATTCTAGGGAGTGACGAACATTGGGCAAATGCCATTAGGGTAATGAATCTCTAACGACGCCATATTTTCCACTGTTTGCAATAGTCACTTTATTCATTATCACTTTTTCCTGCCTTAATCCCTCCCTaatatattgaatttaaatttctttatctaGGCCAAGCCACAAGTAAAGAAGTTTCGTACCTCAGGTTGCCCACGATATGCAGACCTCTGTACCATTTTTGGCGCTGCTGTAGCAACGGGCACACTCCACCACGCGTCCACCCAACCACCACCATCTTCGGATGAGGAGGAGCGTCTTGACGCTGAGATGCGGCGTCGGGGCCCGGCACTTGGCACCCAAGCCAGTCGGGATTTTGTCTTTGATGGCCCGTCGCAATTTCCCATGAACATGGGGACACCATCGAGTTGTTCTTCCCGACGGCGTCAGAAGGGAGGGCAAAAGAACCAGCACGACGAGAAGATATCGAACATGGTTGATGCGATCACGCGTTCCTATGAGGCACGCTGAAAGTGTTATGAGGGGAGAGGGGAAGCATCAGGGGAAAAACGTAGTAGAGGATCCACACATTGCATGGATAGTGATGATGGTTTCGATGCTTTTTCACACTGTGTGGCCTTGTTACAGGCACTTCAGCCCCCACTGCCTGACGATATTTTCTCCCGTGCGTTTGATCGGTTAATGAACCCCCTTGCACAACGAGGATTTTTGGTAATGGATGATGTCCATAGGCGAGCGTGGGCTATGCATAGTTGATTAGAGCGTGGGCTATGCATAGTTGATTGGACACTAGCTTGTGCATTAGAACTTCATTAGTTGCTTTGTTGagttgtaatttttcattggcGTTATGTAATATGTTTTTCTATGTGTCCTTCGTTGTTGTTAACATTTGTAGGTTTCATGGACATCTTTGGAAGATGTccatgtttttattatttcattccAGTTGTGATGTCTCTGAAACCATCTTTTTATATTAACAGTATTGTGTTATGTGTTAGTTAGATCCACAAACTTCTGAATCAATGGGTTCGGTGTTATTAGAGTTTGTTTATATCTTGTTATTTCATGGATCTTGAATTGATTTCTGAAATACATAGTGAGAACTTGGCTTAGATGATATGTACATTTTGGTATCTGACTTTTCTGGTTCTCTGCCCAACGGGCAGCTGTAGGTTTTCCACGTCATCAACACTTCTCAAAGGCATAAAATTACATCAAGGGTAGAGGTTGCCTTCCAAAAAAGGTTATTGTTCTTCTCCAAAATGCTTTGTTTCTGTTGTTTATTGTATCAACCCTTTGATATTCACTTGAAAGAATGGATGGAAGGAGACCCCAAACAGTTCTGATGTTAAATATGAGAAACATCAATATCGTGGTTAAGCCAGACAGTTTTGatgttaataactgaaataaatatatatatttttttatttataagcaaAAGTGACTTTATTGAAGAGAATGAagatgtaaatatatatttaaagtaaaagtaaatgTATTAGCATGTACCATGTCTAGTCCTACATACACTCGGCAGAGTCAAGCTATGAATAAATCGACTATATACATCAGGACAGAATATAGTAAGATACAAACATGAAACATTGATAAAGTTCTCCTAAAAAACAGTTGTAACATCTGGTTTATTTCATATGCATAGGACCACGGAAAGTACCATATGAACAAGACtagtgaaaagaaaaaccattagttattgaaataattatttggaCTGAAGCGGACCTCCCAATTACTTGGgccttcattttaaaatagtttataactCTGCCGTCTATTCTAGTTATGTCATGGCAGTTACTATTTGGACTGAAGAGGACCTCCCAATACTTGGGACTTTCTGAATATTGGGAACAACCCCcacatataataattttttttttcatttttccttttttcacaCAAGATGATTCCttctatattgattttgatttgggTAGCAGTTTGGTCCAACGAATGTTATCTCTAAAAAAggattgcatattttgtgtgaaaCACTACTCCAAAGCTCCAAACAGTTTTGCTGcactgataaatatatatataatatatgtatatataaaagcctatatatattcataagaatttataagtatattttaagtgatatatgaaataatttttgttgaaattatttcatttccatttgCTTGGAAATGGAAGATACGAGATATGGCCAAGAATCCCAAAGGTTTGCATGAATCTTTGCATATATTGAGATTGCTTATTCTTGTCTAGAATGGAAACGTACACTCATGTAAACTACTTCCCAATGCTATAGGTCAGTCCTGTTGGTCTATTCCCGAACTTGTCTTGAGTTTTTAACGTAGTTCCACATGATATAGTAGAGAATGGAGCATAACAATTCTTGGACTGACGGGAGTGATAGTGATGATCCGGTGGAGCCCATAGATATCATCAACGTTATTAGGATACTGTCCCACGGACAGAGAAGGAATCACCCAAGGCCACAACATAATATAGGCCTCCGAGggcatcaatatatttttggaattttaaaTGGTCATCCAGATAACTGCAAGATTATGTTTCGTATGGAGGTACGTACATTCCACTGTTTATGCACATTGTTACGTAACAATCATTTGGTACGTGATTCTAGAAGAGAAGTGACGGTGGAGGAAGCTGTGGGTATGTTTTGCCTTCTTGTGGGTCATGCAGAAGGCCAGCGAATTGTAGGGGATAGGTTTCAACATTCGACacaaacaatcaataaaaatgttagaaaaGTGATTAATGCATTATGTGAGGTTGGGAGACATTTGATTGTGCCAACTCCAACGGACAACGTGCACCCTTTTATTTCAAGCAACCATCGTAATTATCCTTGGTTTCAGGTAACAATTCGAATTGAAACTTTCTTGTACAACATGATGTAACAATCACATCATGCATTAGTTGGTTGTGTACGCGAGTCAggatttatttattgagttgaTAGGGATGCATTGGCGCTATGGACGGTACGATGATACCAGCTGTCGTCGCAACTGAGTTGCGCGAGGCATATCGAAATAGGTTGGGCCGAGTTGCCCAAAATGTGTTGGCAATAGTTGACTTcgatatgaaatttatatttgtttacacTGGATGGGAGGGATCCGCGCATGATGCACGTGTGTTCCACCATGCTGCAAGTGATTCAGAAGCTCGTTTTCCATGGCCACCAGagggtaattttcttttttattaactttgtaaaatatttataacttgtaacttgatttgtttttgcctttatattaattgaagtttgtgttttgaaaataaatggacTCTCAGGTCAGTATTATCTTGTGGATTCAGCTTATCCATGCACTACGGGATTGCTGCCCCCATATCCAAGAGAACGTTATCACCGGAGTGATCGTCACAATCAGAGGGATTTTCATGGGtataaggattattttaattatcgtCACTCAACAGTTCGCAATATTGTAGAACGAACATTTGGTGTTATAAAAGAACGATTCACCATTCTCTCCAACATGCCTCCATATTCGGTTGGGCGGCAAGGACTGATTATTACAGCGTGTTGTGCACTGCACAACTTTATTAGAACGGTCACCCCCGATGACTGGATATTTCATACATGGAGTACGATGCATCTACCAGTAATTGAGCCTGCGGTTGGTGGCGGGGCATCGTCATCTGCTCATGTAGACTTGTCAATTGAAGCCCAAAACAATATGGCTGCGATTAGAGATGAGATTGCCATTTCTATGTGGGAAGCAAGGGGTGGCCATTGATGgtgttatttaaaaattacGCGTGTATTTAAtactgatattttattgttggcattgaaattacttaaaattttcGACAACTGATGTATTTTATGCGAGCAATGAATTTAAGCAAGCAGTACGATTGTTGATGTGGATTGCTCAATCTTTCATCATGCTggacatattatttatttaatgacaAATGGTAGATGAATTACGTTATTGGATTTggttatttacttatttatttatttttacttgttgggtttaatggttggtatttttaattttttccaaattgtTATAGGTTTGACGATAATGGGTTTACTAACACAATGAAATTTATGTATAGCAAATCTGAcgcaaataattttaagtataaaaaaaaaaaaaattattcctcATCCATGcatcacatttattttaatatatttttctcttttttttaacgAGTGTCTGCTTtagtaataataaatagcaaaaatcattacaaaatattatgaatgtcaaacaaatatttgataaaaagagATAGAAAAGATTTTAGCATAATATATTGTGAATGaggttgtggttttttttttagtttatcaAAATTTCGGATAATGACTCactgaaatatataataaaaagaaaagtctaATTACACATACAATGTAACATAAAGGAAGCATGAAATAAAAACAggaatttattatattatccgAAAACTATAGATAGGCTGGGAGGAAAACGCCGTTCAAGGACATGAGGCCATTGCTTTCACTGTTCATGCGCGGGTAAATCTGATTCAGTGGCTAACTTGGctgctttaaaaataatattattagctGTGGGTCCCACACCatcaatacttaaaaaaaaaagtcaaattaatcttatctcatttatataaacaaacacaattttatcttatcttatctcatctatactCAATAtatctcaatactattcacacatatcccaaaaaatctcatctcatctcatctcatctcatatctgaaaacaaacgggACCTTACTGAATAACAAATATgcgaaattaatttttatggctgctatttattttatttttatttttagatttttgttatcaattatatttatgagtaattaaTTCTTAAGTAGGATTAGGGATAAACTTGcatattagatgatatttttaatttatgtatttgattttcaattactaaaattcttttgttttatcattttcaattcattgttgatgtttttttCTCTGAATAATCTTAAactttattctgtttatggattcagttatgctttttctattgaatggattagttctttgattatgtttgaataaattatttatctttattgatttaattctttgctacAATATCGCTCCCTGAgtatattattgttgttggattttctcaatagggataataatttacgtattttaaaagtggtgaatgatttttcaaagggttataTTTGGTTTacttttgatttataaatttatacattccgattgagaattttgagaattgagttcccaattgagttacttaatgaattatgaataattaaaatgtcggatttgtgcaagggattcccaaTACTTTACTGTTcgtcaaatttaaatattttttctgttagtcactttgcttcactttaatttgaatttaaaattaatttttgctctccattaaatatttaatatttttctttagtttgtttGTTCATtctgctattcttttaatttggcGCCATTGTCGGGGAGACGGTGGAAGAAtcgatatatataattcattttagTAGTTTGTAAAGACGGGTTCCCTCTTTTAACTTgctgcattattatttttttcctttctttttgtagtattttaatttttagtattttttttaccttgcatgcacagatatagagaCGCATTGGGTAGATTTACTTGTAGGCTTGTGCTAGAGtcataatcaaaatttttaaatcctttttttGACAATCTATCTAGTCCCGaaaaaatgagtgaacacgaaaatcaacccactagaactcttcaggattacctccaccctacatGCGCagcatcatgcatcatgtttccagccaacaaggaaatgaaaatccatatgtgcacATTAGTAAGTTTGAGGAATTAGTtgcgacttttcatagtcaaaatgcaactgatgatgttgtgagacttaagttctttcctttctttttgaagGATAGAGCTTAGAGTTGGCTATACTCGCTGAGACTATGATCTATTAggtcatggaatgagatgactcaggtcttctttaataaatactttccccaacataagaccaatgctttaaaaaggtaaatctccacctttgcacaaaagtacagtgagactttgtatcagtcttgagagagatttaaggagttgttgagtatgtgtcctcaccatgggtatgagaattggcgcttagtgagctatttttatgagggacttacacctagagagcgccaatttgtggagatgatgtgtaatggtgagttcttaTAGAAAGATCCTGATGAGGCTATAAAATACCtcaatgagcttgctgaaaaagctTACACTTGGACTGGACCTAGTGCTATTGAGAGTACAAATAGGTCATGACCTGCAGGAAACCCAActggtggtggaatttaccatctcaggtaagaggataacctaaaggctaaggttgagatgctcactagggaGTTATATGTGTTAGAGACTAAagacttaaagccaacacatgtgactaatcatgcagagtcttttggaccatgttttgtgtgtgggaGGGTAGATCACCTCCCCTAAGAGTATCCCGCATTTGCTGAGATGAAAGGGATGTATGTGGAAtaatgtaatgccttaggtatgtacaagaagccTTTTACACCTTTCTCTAATACCTATAATCTGGGGTGGCGCAATCACCCCATTTTTAGCTAGAAGTCTGAAAACCAGCCGTCTGCACACACCCTAGATCATATCCTAcaccatatcatgcaccttcatcttctaggaGTCATTTAGAAGACACgttgcatgcttttattgaggcacaggGTAAGACTAATcaaagtttgaatctttgattacgcaggttgttgaagaaaacaaggaTATAAAGACCCAAGTGTCCAAATAGATGAGCTCCTTAAGTGTGAATGACCGAGGTAAGTTCCCTTCTCAAGCTTAGTTTGCATCCTTTGGTCAACACATGGTGCAAGAGAATTTGAAGGATGTGAATGTCATTATGACATGAAGTGGTAAGTCATTACACATCGCAACAATGAACAAATCAGAGGATGTGGAAAAAAATCAAGATAGTAGTGATGCCGAATTGCCCAAGGAACCTGAGGTGACAAAGATTCCTGTTAAGGTACCATTccctcaagctttaaaatcaAACAAGCGAACTCTGAA encodes the following:
- the LOC121247290 gene encoding uncharacterized protein LOC121247290, with protein sequence MDPNADISHVDREIWVDGMEDIFIDMMLADALNGALRAGRITSRDHASYAARLTAVGVKTYDASQIKGKIHRLKMMQRLFIDLMHQTGMGWDPDTKTILGSDEHWANAIRAKPQVKKFRTSGCPRYADLCTIFGAAVATGTLHHASTQPPPSSDEEERLDAEMRRRGPALGTQASRDFVFDGPSQFPMNMGTPSSCSSRRRQKGGQKNQHDEKISNMVDAITRSYEALQPPLPDDIFSRAFDRLMNPLAQRGFLVSWTSLEDVHVFIISFQL